Genomic DNA from Candidatus Eisenbacteria bacterium:
CTCGTGCGCCCGGAACGCGAGCGGCCGGGGCAGCGCGTCGAGCGCGAAGTACCCGACCTCGCTGGCGTCGTCTCCGGCTTCGAGCCGTCCTCCCACTACGCGCGCGCGGTACAGGATGAGCACCGCCCGCGTCCGGGGATCGTCCCGGCCCGCGTACACGCCGAAGAGGCCCGTGAGCCTCACCCGGAGTCCCGTCTCCTCGAGCGCCTCCCGGACCGCCGTGGTCTCGGGGTGCTCTCCGTATTCCATGAATCCCGCCGGGATCCCCCAGCAGTCGAGCCTGGGCTCGTGCGCCCGCCTCGCGAGCAGCACGCTTCCTTCGCGCATCACGATCACGCCGCACGCGGGCGTGGGATTCCGGTACGCGATGAAGCCGCATTTCGGACACGCGCGCCGCGG
This window encodes:
- a CDS encoding NUDIX domain-containing protein, translating into MAGKGTRVARETKPVPRHCVLCGTKLRGIREHGVPRRACPKCGFIAYRNPTPACGVIVMREGSVLLARRAHEPRLDCWGIPAGFMEYGEHPETTAVREALEETGLRVRLTGLFGVYAGRDDPRTRAVLILYRARVVGGRLEAGDDASEVGYFALDALPRPLAFRAHEEALRDLKRAIAARARATRAKKKTGKRTGGAREGR